One window from the genome of Streptomyces sp. NBC_01476 encodes:
- a CDS encoding SDR family oxidoreductase — MPVEKIEQVDKEQVDKAARVVLVTGANKGIGYETARQLGERGAVVLVGARDEVRGKQAADSLTELGVTALPVRIDVTDATSVAEAAAGIERRHGRLDVLVNNAGIAGGFTGAPSRATADDLREVYETNVFGVVTVTNAMLPLLLRSPAGRIVNMSSHIGSLTLHADPHSPVAAVNMIAYQSSKTALNALTLAYAKELRETPVKVNAAHPGVVATDINHHRGQRTPAQGAAIAVHLALLDAGGPSGASLSEDGPVPW, encoded by the coding sequence CGGTCGAGAAGATCGAACAGGTCGACAAGGAACAGGTCGACAAGGCCGCGAGGGTCGTGCTCGTGACGGGCGCCAACAAGGGGATCGGATACGAGACAGCACGGCAACTGGGCGAGCGGGGCGCCGTCGTCCTCGTCGGCGCCCGGGACGAGGTGCGGGGCAAGCAGGCGGCCGACTCGCTGACGGAACTCGGTGTCACGGCGCTGCCGGTGCGCATCGACGTGACGGACGCGACCTCCGTGGCCGAGGCGGCGGCCGGCATCGAAAGGCGTCACGGCCGCCTGGACGTCCTGGTGAACAACGCGGGCATCGCCGGCGGCTTCACCGGCGCCCCCAGCCGGGCGACGGCCGACGACCTGCGCGAGGTGTACGAGACCAACGTCTTCGGCGTGGTCACGGTGACCAACGCCATGCTGCCGCTGCTGCTCCGCTCACCGGCCGGCCGCATCGTCAACATGTCCAGCCACATCGGGTCACTGACCCTGCACGCCGATCCGCACTCCCCGGTCGCGGCGGTCAACATGATCGCCTATCAGTCCTCGAAGACCGCGCTCAACGCCCTCACACTGGCGTACGCGAAGGAGCTGCGCGAGACACCGGTCAAGGTGAACGCGGCCCATCCGGGCGTGGTGGCCACGGACATCAACCACCACCGCGGGCAGCGGACGCCGGCGCAGGGTGCGGCGATCGCCGTCCACCTGGCCCTGCTGGACGCCGGCGGTCCGTCGGGTGCCTCCCTGTCCGAGGACGGCCCGGTCCCGTGGTGA